CCGAACAACTGGATGCCGTTTGCGCCCTACGGTTTCACTGGCATTAGCTTCTTCGGCCACACGCTCTTCGGGCAGACTGGCCCGAACGGCGAACCGCTCGGCATGATGGCAGGAGCGGCGGTGATTTTCTTCGCTTACATCGGCTTCGACGCCGTCTCGACCCATGCCGAGGAAGCACGCAACCCCAGGCGCGACGTGCCTCTCGGCATCCTCATATCGCTCGTGCTGTGCACTCTCTTGTATATTGCCGTGGCGGCGGTGCTGACCGGCATGGTGCCCTACGACAAGATCAACATCGACGCGCCGGTATCGGACGCCTTCCGACAAGTTGGGTTGCCGTGGGCGCAGTTTCTCATCTCTCTCGGTGCGCTGACCGGGATTACCTCCGTCCTCTTAGTGCTGATGCTGAGTCAGCCCCGCGTACTGCTGGCCATGGCGCGTGATGGGCTGGTTCCACCTCAGTTCTTTGGCGCGGTCCACGAGCGCTTTCGCACCCCGTGGAAATCCACCATTCTCACCGGGGTGTTTGTCGGCCTCATGGGTGCGTTAATCCCATTACGGCTCCTCGCCGAACTCGTGAATATCGGCACCCTGTTTGCGTTCGTCATTGTGTGCGGCGCCGTGTTGGTCATGCGTCGAATCAATCCCACGGCGGAGCGTCCGTTCCGTTGCCCGCTGGTGCCACTGGTGCCGATCCTGGGCATCGGCTTCTGTTTAGTGCTGATGTTTTCGCTGCCGGCCGAGAACTGGCTGCGGCTGGCCATCTGGTTGTTGGCTGGCTTCGGAATTTATTTCGGCTACGGGAAGCGCCATAGCGTGCTGGCGCGATCAGGAGAGTAGGCGGGAGGAAAAGTCGAGGAGAGAGGGGCACGCAGTCACGTGCCCCGGGCGTTTATTGCGGGTCGTATTTCACCAGTGTGCGGGAGCCGTCGGCCAGATCTTCACGGAACTTCTTTTCGTAGGAGGTCCAATCTCCGGCGTATTTTTTGGCGAACGCGGCAAACAGCGCCTTATTGGCCTCAGCATCCTTCACCAACGACCCGGTGGCCTTAAAAGAGGGACCATCAGGTTTGCCAACTGCAATCTTCGCATCGGTCTT
Above is a window of Deltaproteobacteria bacterium DNA encoding:
- a CDS encoding amino acid permease, encoding MASQLFARKSLTRLLQEAEGEQRLRRVLGPVQLTSLGVGAIIGTGIFVLTGVASHDKAGPALMLSFTFSGFACIFAALCYAEFASMVPVAGSAYTYAYATLGELFAWIIGWDLVLEYAVASATVAHGWSHYFQDFIGILGLKIPHALSNAPFDFHPETGVLAATGTVIDLPALVVALLVTIVLVIGIRESARFNSAMVAVKVAIVLFVIVVGAFYVDPNNWMPFAPYGFTGISFFGHTLFGQTGPNGEPLGMMAGAAVIFFAYIGFDAVSTHAEEARNPRRDVPLGILISLVLCTLLYIAVAAVLTGMVPYDKINIDAPVSDAFRQVGLPWAQFLISLGALTGITSVLLVLMLSQPRVLLAMARDGLVPPQFFGAVHERFRTPWKSTILTGVFVGLMGALIPLRLLAELVNIGTLFAFVIVCGAVLVMRRINPTAERPFRCPLVPLVPILGIGFCLVLMFSLPAENWLRLAIWLLAGFGIYFGYGKRHSVLARSGE